Proteins from a single region of Haloplanus sp. GDY1:
- a CDS encoding DUF3054 domain-containing protein, translating into MANAVAAFFDRRLDGRATPLAVGDLIVVAVLFSAGTVHHNGFAFVAANPGYLAGAVGPFLIGWIVAAPLLGAYAPGAAESSKAAVPLALRSWLVADAIALGIRATPFVRGGVQLTFVAVSLGVGLVGLALWRTAFFKLR; encoded by the coding sequence ATGGCCAACGCAGTCGCAGCTTTCTTCGACCGTCGTCTCGACGGCCGTGCGACGCCGCTCGCGGTCGGCGACCTGATCGTCGTCGCCGTCCTCTTCAGTGCGGGTACGGTCCATCACAACGGCTTCGCGTTCGTCGCCGCGAACCCCGGGTATCTGGCGGGTGCCGTCGGCCCCTTCCTGATCGGGTGGATCGTCGCGGCGCCGCTTCTGGGCGCGTACGCCCCGGGTGCCGCCGAGTCGTCGAAGGCGGCCGTCCCGCTGGCGCTCCGGTCGTGGCTGGTCGCGGACGCCATCGCGCTGGGAATCCGGGCGACGCCGTTCGTCCGCGGCGGCGTCCAGTTGACGTTCGTCGCCGTCTCCCTCGGCGTCGGCCTCGTGGGGCTGGCGCTCTGGCGGACGGCCTTCTTCAAACTGCGGTAG
- a CDS encoding universal stress protein, translating to MTLVVVPVRYPLSRHSRATLAEAIRIAEDRGADLTVLHVDLYQEGREVTRTDLKRAVEAEFGHVDRARYVVRRGFLVEETILDEVAAEDADAVVIGSKQVGRWRRTFARFLDDPDIDQFLREKLDCDVITVSA from the coding sequence ATGACGCTGGTGGTCGTCCCGGTCCGGTACCCGCTCAGCAGACACTCCCGGGCGACGCTCGCGGAGGCGATCCGGATCGCCGAGGACCGCGGCGCCGACCTCACGGTGTTGCACGTCGACCTCTACCAGGAGGGCCGGGAGGTGACGCGGACGGACCTGAAGCGCGCGGTCGAGGCGGAGTTCGGCCACGTCGACCGCGCCCGCTACGTGGTCCGCCGGGGATTCCTCGTCGAGGAGACCATCCTCGACGAGGTGGCCGCCGAGGACGCCGACGCCGTCGTCATCGGCTCGAAGCAGGTCGGCCGCTGGCGCCGCACCTTCGCCCGCTTTCTCGACGACCCGGACATCGATCAGTTCCTGCGGGAGAAACTCGACTGCGACGTGATCACCGTCAGCGCGTAG
- a CDS encoding mechanosensitive ion channel family protein: protein MDLGAIGLAGTTPPIGTWEWLRWLWGFASVRVAVAVLIVLGGVVLSKFLVRLLGRPVARRFQRQSVAQTVLGLLRVSTVVAATFVAGSIVGLGIGDIVLSVTVFSAVLGIVLAPIVGSIINGVFVLADNPYEIGDMIELEDGRRGFVDDITLRYTKIFTLDNTFLVVPNSSMRERDVTNFSAEDERTRLSIPLLVTYEGDLDAARRIMEKSARDCEGVIEGGPDIRIGSARYPAKPTCLIDAYADSGVRLVVRFWVRTPYKIPRVESTVRERIWENLTEADVEIAYPHQHLLFDENSGQARVAVEEGTGTAPQRTAGPTGREGDAAASGVTDADPAADAEADPDGPPPE, encoded by the coding sequence ATGGACCTCGGGGCGATCGGACTGGCGGGGACGACACCACCGATCGGGACGTGGGAGTGGCTCCGGTGGCTGTGGGGCTTCGCCTCCGTCCGGGTCGCCGTCGCCGTCCTGATCGTCCTCGGGGGGGTCGTCCTCTCGAAGTTCCTCGTCCGGCTGCTCGGCCGACCGGTTGCTCGCCGGTTCCAGCGCCAGAGCGTCGCCCAGACCGTCCTCGGCCTGCTCCGCGTCTCGACCGTCGTCGCCGCGACGTTCGTCGCGGGGAGCATCGTCGGCCTCGGCATCGGCGACATCGTCCTCTCGGTGACCGTCTTCTCCGCCGTCCTCGGTATCGTCCTCGCCCCCATCGTCGGCAGCATCATCAACGGCGTGTTCGTCCTCGCGGACAACCCCTACGAGATCGGCGACATGATCGAACTCGAGGACGGCCGCCGGGGGTTCGTCGACGACATCACCCTCCGCTACACGAAGATCTTCACCCTCGACAACACCTTTCTCGTCGTCCCGAACTCGTCGATGCGCGAGCGCGACGTGACCAACTTCTCCGCCGAGGACGAGCGAACCCGACTGTCGATCCCCCTGCTCGTGACCTACGAGGGCGACCTCGACGCGGCACGGCGGATCATGGAGAAGTCCGCACGGGACTGCGAGGGGGTGATCGAGGGCGGCCCGGACATCCGCATCGGGAGCGCGCGCTACCCCGCGAAACCGACCTGCCTGATCGACGCCTACGCCGACAGCGGCGTCCGCCTCGTCGTCCGGTTCTGGGTGCGAACGCCGTACAAGATCCCGCGGGTGGAGTCCACGGTCCGCGAGCGCATCTGGGAGAACCTGACCGAGGCGGACGTGGAGATCGCCTACCCCCACCAGCACCTCCTGTTCGACGAGAACAGCGGACAGGCGCGGGTCGCCGTCGAGGAGGGCACCGGAACCGCCCCCCAGCGGACGGCTGGCCCGACCGGCCGGGAGGGCGACGCGGCCGCCAGCGGCGTGACGGACGCCGATCCGGCGGCCGACGCGGAGGCGGACCCCGACGGACCGCCGCCGGAGTGA
- a CDS encoding class I SAM-dependent methyltransferase, which yields MHGSGDVRFFDRVATLYDRLAPATDPEPLWAGLARADRPVERVLDLAGGTGRAARAVSEPGTGWRAPETLVVDASRPMLRRAARRGSAAVQADAGRLPLRGEAVDSEGDGSHRADGEAVDSEGPEPPRADGEAVDAVVVLDALHHLPDPGAALSEAARVLRPGGVLVIREFDPGTVRGRALVAAERLVGFDSTFRGPDATASAVAAAGLTPSVLDRGFAYTVVGKKRGSH from the coding sequence ATGCACGGCTCCGGCGACGTCCGATTCTTCGACCGCGTCGCGACCCTCTACGACCGACTCGCGCCGGCGACGGATCCCGAACCGCTCTGGGCCGGACTCGCGCGGGCCGACCGCCCCGTCGAGCGGGTACTGGACCTGGCGGGCGGCACCGGCCGGGCGGCGCGGGCCGTGAGCGAACCGGGGACGGGGTGGCGCGCTCCGGAGACCCTGGTCGTCGACGCCTCGCGACCGATGCTCCGCCGGGCGGCCCGCCGCGGGTCGGCGGCCGTACAGGCCGACGCGGGGCGACTCCCCCTCCGCGGCGAGGCCGTCGACAGCGAGGGTGATGGGTCCCATCGGGCAGACGGCGAGGCCGTCGACAGCGAGGGACCGGAGCCCCCTCGGGCAGACGGCGAGGCCGTCGACGCCGTCGTCGTCCTCGACGCCCTGCATCACCTCCCGGACCCCGGGGCCGCGCTCTCGGAGGCGGCGCGGGTCCTCCGACCGGGTGGGGTCCTCGTGATCCGGGAGTTCGATCCCGGGACGGTCCGGGGGCGGGCGCTGGTCGCGGCGGAGCGACTCGTCGGCTTCGACTCGACGTTCCGCGGCCCCGACGCGACGGCGAGCGCCGTGGCGGCGGCGGGACTGACCCCGTCCGTCCTCGACCGGGGGTTCGCGTACACGGTGGTCGGGAAGAAGCGAGGGAGCCATTAG
- the priS gene encoding DNA primase small subunit PriS, producing MDRRTREYLSGRFGDYYRGVDPTLPPDPERREWGHIPWTDGAATTMVRHQSIYDLGEVPDFLEREAPRHVYFSAARYDDPGAAEMDAKGWQGADLVFDLDADHLPSVDPEAATYAEMLAACKDALRRLLDLLEDDFGFEDVTVVFSGGRGYHVHVRDEGLAGLDSAARREVVDYVRAVDLDVEGLVRTRAVDGVTRRELRTEGGWGRRTHRRLREFVEELRTLDEDEATDRLTAFDGIGEKGAATLLDAFVDNDRAVERGNVEVGGPGARTLVEALATETVAAETAPIDEPVTTDTHRLIRLPGSLHGGSGLVVRRIDRDAVDDFDPLVDAVPERFTRRSVRVDVTDPGRVELDGDTFTLDAGEQTVPECVGVFLMTRDRARKVKE from the coding sequence ATGGACCGACGGACGCGTGAGTACCTCTCGGGGCGCTTCGGCGACTACTACCGCGGCGTCGATCCGACGCTGCCTCCCGATCCGGAGCGGCGGGAGTGGGGCCACATCCCCTGGACGGACGGCGCGGCGACGACGATGGTCCGCCACCAGTCGATCTACGACCTCGGCGAGGTGCCCGACTTCCTCGAACGCGAGGCGCCGCGTCACGTCTACTTCTCGGCGGCGCGCTACGACGACCCGGGGGCGGCGGAGATGGACGCGAAGGGCTGGCAGGGCGCCGACCTCGTGTTCGATCTGGACGCCGACCACCTCCCGAGCGTCGACCCCGAGGCGGCGACGTACGCCGAGATGCTCGCGGCCTGCAAGGACGCCCTCCGACGGCTGCTCGACCTGCTGGAAGACGACTTCGGGTTCGAGGACGTGACCGTCGTGTTCTCGGGGGGCCGCGGCTACCACGTCCACGTCCGCGACGAGGGACTGGCCGGCCTCGACTCGGCCGCGCGGCGAGAGGTCGTCGATTACGTCCGCGCGGTCGACCTCGACGTCGAGGGACTTGTGCGGACGCGGGCGGTCGACGGGGTGACGCGGCGCGAACTCCGCACCGAGGGCGGATGGGGCCGGCGCACCCACCGCCGCCTCCGCGAGTTCGTCGAGGAGTTGCGGACGCTCGACGAGGACGAGGCGACGGATCGCCTCACGGCGTTCGACGGCATCGGCGAGAAGGGCGCGGCGACGCTGCTCGACGCCTTCGTCGACAACGACCGCGCGGTCGAACGCGGCAACGTCGAGGTGGGCGGGCCGGGCGCGCGCACCCTCGTCGAGGCGCTGGCGACCGAGACGGTCGCGGCGGAGACGGCGCCCATCGACGAACCCGTGACGACGGACACCCACCGCCTGATCCGCCTGCCGGGGAGCCTCCACGGCGGCAGCGGCCTCGTCGTCCGGCGGATCGACCGGGACGCCGTCGACGACTTCGACCCGCTGGTCGACGCCGTCCCCGAGCGGTTCACCCGGCGCTCCGTCCGGGTCGACGTGACCGATCCGGGGCGGGTCGAACTCGACGGCGACACGTTTACGTTGGACGCGGGAGAGCAAACGGTACCGGAGTGCGTCGGCGTGTTCCTGATGACGCGCGACCGGGCCCGGAAGGTCAAAGAATGA
- a CDS encoding MFS transporter: MVAHGLVHTYELSIPIFVSIWLAEFEVIGVAGVEFGVTQATLGLIVTAGYGLFGVGALPGGVLVDRLGSRRLIAACLFGMGGSFLLLGVAPDLVVVTLALLLWGLAASVYHPAGLTLISKGVTERGTGFAYHGVAGNVGIGLGPLLTALLLLVFDWTAVAAVLAVPALVAGLYALRAEFDETAASDGMGTDGGVDARTEGGVDSLAEFVTESRRLFAGAFVVVFVVVMANGLYYRGVLTFLPNLLEGLPGFDPVPLSAFVPGVESGRTLNPERYFYAGLLLVGIGGQYLGGKLTDRFPPEYGIAAVFALLAVLALAFLPVAALGFGPLLVFGALFGATLFTAQPLYQATVADYTPAGTRGLSYGYTYLGSFGVGALGGAVAGAVLTYADPGTLFVVLAGFAAVASTLAVYLIRRD; encoded by the coding sequence ATGGTGGCACACGGGCTGGTCCACACCTACGAGCTCTCCATCCCCATCTTCGTCTCCATCTGGCTCGCCGAGTTCGAGGTCATCGGCGTCGCCGGCGTGGAGTTCGGCGTCACGCAGGCGACGCTGGGGCTGATCGTCACCGCGGGGTACGGCCTGTTCGGCGTCGGCGCCCTCCCCGGCGGCGTCCTCGTGGACCGACTCGGGTCGCGACGGCTGATCGCCGCCTGTCTGTTCGGCATGGGCGGGTCGTTCCTCCTCCTCGGCGTCGCCCCGGACCTCGTCGTGGTGACGCTTGCCCTCCTGCTGTGGGGACTCGCGGCGAGCGTCTACCACCCCGCCGGCCTGACGCTCATCAGCAAGGGCGTCACGGAGCGGGGCACCGGCTTCGCCTACCACGGCGTGGCCGGCAACGTCGGCATCGGCCTCGGGCCGCTCCTCACGGCGCTGCTCCTCCTCGTCTTCGACTGGACGGCGGTGGCGGCGGTGCTCGCGGTGCCGGCCCTCGTCGCCGGCCTCTACGCGCTGCGCGCGGAGTTCGACGAGACGGCCGCCAGCGACGGGATGGGCACGGACGGTGGCGTCGACGCCCGCACGGAGGGCGGCGTCGACTCGCTCGCCGAGTTCGTCACCGAGTCGAGAAGGCTCTTCGCCGGCGCGTTCGTCGTCGTGTTCGTCGTCGTCATGGCCAACGGCCTGTACTACCGTGGGGTGTTGACGTTCCTCCCGAACCTGCTGGAGGGACTCCCCGGCTTCGATCCCGTGCCGCTCTCCGCGTTCGTGCCGGGCGTCGAGTCGGGGCGCACCCTCAACCCGGAGCGGTACTTCTACGCCGGCCTGTTGCTCGTCGGCATCGGCGGGCAGTATCTCGGCGGGAAACTCACCGATCGCTTCCCCCCCGAGTACGGCATCGCCGCCGTCTTCGCCCTGCTCGCGGTCCTCGCGCTCGCCTTCCTGCCGGTGGCGGCGCTCGGGTTCGGCCCCCTGCTCGTCTTCGGGGCGCTGTTCGGCGCCACGCTCTTCACCGCCCAACCGCTCTACCAGGCGACCGTCGCCGATTACACGCCCGCCGGCACCCGCGGCCTCTCCTACGGCTACACGTACCTCGGCTCGTTCGGCGTCGGGGCGCTCGGCGGCGCCGTCGCCGGCGCCGTTCTCACCTACGCGGACCCCGGGACCCTGTTCGTCGTCCTCGCGGGGTTCGCGGCCGTGGCGTCGACCCTCGCGGTCTACCTGATCCGGCGGGATTGA
- a CDS encoding class II fumarate hydratase, which translates to MSDDPDFRVERDSLGEIRVPADAYWGAQTQRAVENFPISDERFGRRFVRALGVVKKSAARANRDLDLLDEDVADAVVAAADEVIAGDHDDQFPVDVFQTGSGTSSNMNANEVIANRAAELLGSEVGDRVVHPNDHVNFGQSSNDVIPTAMHVAALEAVRKDLIPALETLADALDAKADEFDGVVKTGRTHLQDATPVRLGQEFGGYRTQVEKGIERCESVAPRLSELALGGTATGTGLNTHPEFPERAAAYVAEETGIEFREADDHFEAQAAHDAMGEAHGALRTVAGSLNKIANDLRLLASGPRNGLGEIEQPENQPGSSIMPGKINPVVAEAVNQVHTQVVGNDAAVSAGAAGGQIDLNLYKPVIAHNFLQSADLLANAAETFAGKFVAKLEANEDHCAEAVERSMALATALNPAIGYDRASEVAKTALKEDKTVREVAIEKGYLTEAEADEVLDPERMTHRGILSADDE; encoded by the coding sequence ATGAGCGACGACCCTGACTTCCGCGTCGAACGGGACAGCCTCGGCGAGATTCGGGTCCCCGCGGACGCGTACTGGGGCGCCCAGACCCAGCGTGCCGTCGAGAACTTCCCAATCAGCGACGAGCGGTTCGGGCGGCGGTTCGTCCGCGCGCTCGGCGTCGTCAAGAAGTCGGCGGCGCGGGCCAACCGCGACCTCGACCTGCTCGACGAGGACGTGGCCGACGCCGTCGTCGCCGCCGCCGACGAGGTGATCGCCGGCGACCACGACGACCAGTTCCCGGTCGACGTCTTCCAGACCGGATCGGGGACCTCCTCGAACATGAACGCGAACGAGGTGATCGCCAACCGCGCGGCCGAACTGCTGGGGAGCGAGGTCGGCGACCGGGTGGTCCACCCGAACGACCACGTCAACTTCGGGCAGTCCTCGAACGACGTGATCCCCACCGCCATGCACGTCGCCGCGCTTGAGGCGGTGCGGAAGGACCTGATCCCCGCCCTGGAGACGCTGGCCGACGCGCTGGACGCCAAGGCCGACGAGTTCGACGGCGTCGTCAAGACCGGTCGCACCCACCTGCAGGACGCCACGCCCGTCCGTCTCGGCCAGGAGTTCGGCGGCTACCGCACCCAGGTCGAGAAGGGGATCGAGCGCTGCGAGTCGGTCGCCCCCCGACTCTCGGAACTCGCCCTCGGCGGGACCGCGACGGGGACTGGGCTGAACACCCACCCCGAGTTCCCCGAACGCGCCGCGGCGTACGTCGCCGAGGAGACGGGGATCGAGTTCCGTGAGGCCGACGACCACTTCGAGGCCCAGGCCGCCCACGACGCGATGGGCGAGGCCCACGGCGCCCTGCGGACGGTCGCCGGCTCGCTCAACAAGATCGCGAACGACCTCCGCCTGCTCGCCTCCGGGCCGCGGAACGGCCTCGGCGAGATCGAACAGCCCGAGAACCAGCCGGGGTCGTCGATCATGCCCGGGAAGATCAACCCCGTCGTCGCCGAGGCGGTCAACCAGGTCCACACGCAGGTGGTGGGTAACGACGCCGCCGTCTCCGCGGGCGCCGCGGGCGGCCAGATCGACCTCAACCTCTACAAGCCCGTCATCGCGCACAACTTCCTGCAGTCCGCGGACCTCCTCGCGAACGCCGCCGAGACGTTCGCCGGGAAGTTCGTCGCGAAACTGGAGGCCAACGAGGACCACTGCGCCGAGGCGGTCGAGCGATCGATGGCGCTCGCGACGGCGCTCAACCCCGCCATCGGCTACGACAGGGCCTCCGAGGTCGCCAAGACGGCGCTGAAGGAGGACAAGACCGTCCGCGAGGTGGCGATCGAGAAGGGCTATCTCACCGAGGCGGAGGCCGACGAGGTGCTCGACCCCGAGCGGATGACCCACCGGGGTATCCTGAGCGCCGACGACGAGTGA
- a CDS encoding dodecin, with the protein MVFKKITLIGRSSDSFDDAVDDAIDRADETLNNVKWIEVDELGVEVAAVENREYQAEVEVAFELEN; encoded by the coding sequence ATGGTTTTCAAGAAGATCACGCTGATCGGCCGGAGTTCGGACAGCTTCGACGACGCGGTCGACGACGCCATCGACCGCGCGGACGAGACGCTGAACAACGTCAAGTGGATCGAGGTCGACGAACTCGGGGTGGAGGTCGCGGCCGTGGAGAACCGCGAGTACCAGGCAGAGGTCGAGGTGGCGTTCGAACTCGAGAACTGA
- a CDS encoding HVO_2901 family zinc finger protein — protein sequence MHVSTRRDLLVCRKCDAEFPEGRATKDGWTYECPECGEATGLGEGLRRA from the coding sequence ATGCACGTCTCTACCCGGCGGGACCTCCTCGTCTGTCGAAAGTGCGATGCCGAGTTCCCGGAGGGCCGCGCCACGAAGGACGGATGGACGTACGAATGTCCGGAGTGCGGCGAGGCGACCGGCCTCGGCGAGGGACTGCGGCGGGCCTGA
- a CDS encoding GNAT family N-acetyltransferase, producing the protein MEFACLGWPPNAPTLRLDYRRFAYAGKFVLGSTGKAVVRDGVGDEEPRSSETDREEPRSSETDREFDDGVLAAASFSADRTDPDRLVVRYVTVRDDRQGEGLGARLLAFVAGRAAARGYDRVRIAVNNPAAYRAAYRAGFAFTGAETGLAELVCERPAARPATRDVGRYRDGLRRYRERDLDDELAARLDDWLDDPPAVVDPPPGVDAAGERVARRDRSE; encoded by the coding sequence ATGGAGTTCGCCTGCCTCGGGTGGCCGCCGAACGCCCCGACGCTCCGCCTCGACTACCGGCGGTTCGCCTACGCGGGCAAGTTCGTCCTCGGATCGACGGGCAAGGCGGTGGTCCGCGATGGTGTGGGGGACGAGGAGCCACGCTCCTCGGAAACCGACCGCGAGGAGCCACGCTCCTCGGAAACTGACCGCGAGTTCGACGACGGCGTCCTCGCGGCCGCGTCGTTCAGCGCCGACCGCACGGACCCCGACCGCCTCGTCGTCCGCTACGTGACCGTCCGGGACGACCGGCAGGGGGAGGGCCTCGGTGCCCGACTCCTCGCCTTCGTCGCCGGCCGCGCCGCCGCGCGTGGCTACGACCGGGTCCGCATCGCCGTCAACAACCCCGCCGCCTACCGGGCCGCCTACCGCGCCGGCTTCGCGTTCACCGGCGCGGAGACGGGGCTGGCCGAACTCGTCTGCGAGCGACCGGCGGCGCGGCCAGCGACGCGGGACGTGGGCCGATACCGCGACGGGCTACGACGGTATCGCGAACGCGACCTGGACGACGAGCTGGCGGCCCGCCTCGACGACTGGCTCGACGACCCGCCGGCGGTCGTGGATCCGCCACCGGGGGTCGACGCCGCGGGCGAGCGGGTCGCGCGCCGGGACCGGTCGGAGTAG